One stretch of Segatella copri DNA includes these proteins:
- a CDS encoding sensor histidine kinase yields the protein MKKKTIWTIAIIMGFSFLALLYLQLSYIQEMVNMKKEQFDESVNRALYQASRNLELNETLRYLEKNVNETERKANKDKNKGTAVYSTFELKTNATHPGNMPKAMILRSDKNSLTETQKSLQEIVKNRYVYQKALLDEVVYSILYSASDKPLKERINFKQLDQDLKAEMMNNGINIPYHFTVTTQDGREVYRCPDYTDEGEEYSYSQVLFRNDPQSKMGVVRVHFPDMNSYIFSSVRFMIPSVIFTLVLLITFIFTIVVIFRQKRYTEIKNDFINNMTHELKTPIASISLAAQMLNDTSVAKSEQMQKHLGNVINDESKRLRFLVEKVLQMSMFDRKKAVFKKKELDLNEMVENIANSFSLRVEHTGGKVYTDIEAIDSGLYVDEVHFQNVIFNLMDNAVKYRKPDEPLNITMKTWNDEEHLYLSITDTGLGMKKENLKKIFDKFYRVHTGNVHDVKGFGLGLAYVKKIVDLHDGEIKVDSELGKGTTFTIKLPVIHS from the coding sequence ATGAAGAAGAAAACGATTTGGACCATAGCCATTATCATGGGCTTTTCGTTCCTTGCGCTGCTGTACTTGCAGCTCAGTTACATCCAGGAGATGGTAAACATGAAGAAGGAACAGTTTGACGAGTCGGTCAATAGAGCCCTGTATCAAGCTTCAAGAAATTTGGAGCTTAATGAAACTCTGCGCTATCTCGAAAAGAATGTCAACGAGACAGAACGTAAGGCCAATAAAGATAAGAACAAGGGAACGGCAGTTTATTCAACTTTCGAGCTGAAGACAAATGCCACACATCCTGGCAATATGCCGAAGGCGATGATACTGCGTAGCGATAAGAATTCGCTGACAGAAACACAGAAGTCGCTTCAGGAAATCGTGAAGAACCGCTATGTCTATCAGAAAGCGTTGCTGGATGAGGTGGTATATTCTATCCTTTATTCGGCATCAGACAAGCCGCTGAAGGAGAGAATCAACTTCAAGCAGCTCGATCAGGACCTCAAGGCTGAGATGATGAATAATGGTATCAACATACCTTATCATTTCACCGTGACTACCCAGGATGGACGAGAGGTTTACCGCTGTCCAGACTATACGGACGAGGGTGAGGAATACAGCTACTCACAGGTGCTCTTCCGCAACGACCCACAGTCGAAGATGGGTGTGGTAAGGGTACATTTTCCGGATATGAACAGCTATATCTTCTCCAGTGTGCGCTTCATGATTCCTAGTGTCATCTTCACGCTGGTACTGCTGATTACCTTCATCTTTACCATTGTGGTTATCTTCAGACAAAAGAGATATACTGAGATAAAGAACGACTTCATCAATAATATGACCCACGAACTGAAGACGCCGATAGCCAGTATCAGTCTGGCAGCGCAGATGCTCAATGATACTTCGGTGGCAAAGAGTGAACAGATGCAGAAACATTTGGGTAACGTGATCAACGATGAATCGAAGCGTCTTCGTTTCCTGGTAGAAAAGGTATTGCAGATGAGTATGTTCGACCGCAAGAAGGCGGTGTTCAAGAAGAAAGAACTCGATCTGAACGAGATGGTTGAGAATATTGCCAATTCCTTCTCGCTCCGCGTTGAGCATACAGGTGGTAAGGTCTATACCGATATCGAAGCCATCGATTCGGGACTCTATGTTGACGAGGTGCATTTCCAGAATGTCATCTTCAATCTGATGGACAATGCAGTGAAATACCGCAAGCCAGACGAGCCGCTTAACATTACGATGAAGACCTGGAATGATGAAGAACATCTGTATCTCTCGATTACGGATACCGGTCTGGGTATGAAGAAGGAGAATCTGAAGAAGATATTCGACAAGTTCTACCGCGTACATACGGGCAATGTCCATGATGTGAAGGGATTCGGACTGGGACTGGCTTATGTCAAGAAGATAGTAGATCTTCATGATGGTGAAATTAAGGTAGATAGCGAATTGGGAAAGGGCACAACCTTTACCATCAAGTTGCCGGTGATTCACAGTTAA
- a CDS encoding elongation factor G: protein MRVYQTNEIKNIALLGSAGSGKTTLAESMLFEAGVIKRKGSVEAKNTVSDYFPVELEYGYSVFPTVFHVEWNNKKLNIIDCPGSDDFVGGAITSLNVTDQAVILINGQYGPEVGTQNNFRYTEKLGKPVIFLVNQLDSDKCDFDNIIATMKDIYGSKCVQIQYPIETGSGFNALIDVLLMKKYSWKPEGGAPIIEDIPEEEMEKAMELHTALVEAAAENDEGLMEKFFESESLTEDELREGIRKGLVSRSIFPVFCVCAGKSMGVHRLMEFLGNVVPFVSEMPKLHNTRGEEITPDSNGPESVYFFKTGMEPHIGEVSYFKVMSGSIKNGDDLTNADRGSKERIGQIYACAGANRVPVEQLNAGDIGCTVKMKDVKTGNTLNGKGAEWRFDFIKYPNPKYSRAIKAANVQDTEKLMAALLKMRQEDPTWIVDQSKELRQVIVRGQGEFHLRTLKWRLENNEKLNVTFEEPRIPYRETITKKARADYRHKKQSGGSGQFGEVHLIVEPYAEGMPDPTSFTFNGQEFKMNIKSREEVSLPWGGKLVFLNSVVGGAIDARFMPAILKGVMDCMEHGPLTGSYARDVRVIVYDGKMHPVDSNELSFMLAARHAFSDAFKQAGPKILEPIYDLEVYVPADFMGDVMSDLQGRRALIMGMDSEAGYQKLSAKIPLKELASYSISLSSLTGGRASFTTKFASYELVPSDIQSKLIADHEAELEKDAE, encoded by the coding sequence ATGAGAGTTTATCAGACAAATGAGATTAAAAACATTGCGCTGTTGGGCAGTGCGGGTAGCGGCAAGACTACACTTGCCGAGAGTATGTTATTTGAAGCAGGCGTTATCAAGCGTAAAGGCTCTGTAGAAGCGAAAAATACGGTGAGCGACTACTTCCCAGTTGAGTTGGAATACGGCTACTCTGTGTTCCCTACAGTTTTTCATGTAGAGTGGAACAACAAGAAGCTTAACATTATAGATTGCCCAGGTAGCGATGATTTCGTGGGAGGTGCCATTACATCTCTCAATGTTACCGATCAGGCAGTTATCCTTATCAATGGTCAGTATGGTCCAGAAGTAGGTACACAGAACAACTTCCGTTATACAGAGAAGTTGGGCAAACCTGTCATCTTTCTGGTAAACCAGCTCGACTCAGACAAGTGCGACTTTGATAATATCATAGCCACCATGAAGGACATTTACGGTTCTAAGTGTGTGCAGATACAATATCCTATCGAGACCGGTTCAGGCTTCAATGCTCTCATTGACGTCTTATTGATGAAAAAATATTCTTGGAAGCCTGAGGGCGGTGCTCCTATTATTGAAGATATTCCAGAAGAGGAAATGGAGAAAGCCATGGAACTTCATACGGCTCTTGTTGAGGCTGCAGCCGAGAACGATGAGGGACTGATGGAGAAATTCTTCGAGAGCGAGAGTCTGACAGAAGATGAACTTCGCGAGGGCATCCGCAAGGGATTGGTTAGCCGTAGCATCTTCCCTGTGTTCTGCGTTTGTGCAGGTAAGTCGATGGGCGTTCACCGCCTGATGGAATTCCTGGGCAATGTGGTTCCTTTCGTAAGCGAGATGCCGAAACTGCATAATACACGTGGTGAGGAAATTACGCCAGACAGCAATGGTCCTGAGAGTGTTTATTTCTTCAAGACTGGTATGGAACCTCATATCGGTGAGGTAAGCTACTTCAAGGTGATGAGCGGCTCTATCAAGAATGGTGACGACCTGACTAATGCAGATCGTGGCTCCAAGGAGCGTATCGGACAGATTTATGCCTGTGCGGGTGCCAACCGTGTGCCTGTAGAACAGTTGAATGCCGGTGATATTGGCTGTACCGTGAAGATGAAGGACGTGAAGACCGGCAATACCCTTAATGGTAAGGGGGCTGAGTGGCGTTTCGACTTCATTAAATATCCTAATCCTAAGTATTCACGTGCTATCAAGGCTGCCAATGTTCAGGATACAGAGAAACTGATGGCTGCACTCCTGAAGATGCGCCAGGAAGACCCTACTTGGATTGTTGATCAGAGCAAGGAATTGCGCCAGGTAATCGTAAGAGGACAGGGTGAGTTCCATCTCCGCACGCTGAAGTGGCGTCTGGAAAACAACGAAAAACTCAATGTGACTTTCGAAGAGCCACGTATTCCTTATCGTGAGACTATTACCAAGAAGGCTCGTGCTGACTACCGCCATAAGAAACAGAGTGGTGGCTCTGGTCAGTTTGGTGAGGTGCATCTCATTGTTGAACCATACGCAGAAGGTATGCCTGATCCTACGTCATTTACCTTCAACGGTCAGGAGTTCAAGATGAATATCAAGAGCCGTGAAGAGGTTAGTTTGCCATGGGGTGGTAAGCTGGTATTCCTCAACTCTGTGGTTGGTGGTGCCATTGATGCCCGCTTCATGCCAGCTATTCTGAAGGGTGTTATGGACTGTATGGAACATGGTCCGTTGACGGGCAGTTATGCACGTGATGTACGTGTCATCGTTTATGATGGTAAGATGCACCCAGTAGATAGTAATGAACTTTCGTTCATGCTTGCTGCCCGCCATGCGTTCAGCGATGCCTTCAAACAGGCTGGTCCGAAGATTCTGGAGCCTATCTATGATCTTGAGGTTTATGTGCCTGCTGATTTCATGGGTGATGTGATGAGTGATCTCCAGGGACGTCGTGCTCTCATTATGGGTATGGACAGCGAGGCCGGTTACCAGAAGTTGAGTGCCAAGATTCCTCTGAAGGAACTTGCCAGCTATTCCATCTCTCTGAGTTCATTGACAGGTGGACGTGCTTCATTCACTACCAAGTTTGCCAGCTACGAGTTGGTTCCTTCCGACATTCAGAGTAAGCTGATTGCGGATCATGAGGCAGAATTGGAGAAGGATGCTGAATAG
- the hemW gene encoding radical SAM family heme chaperone HemW, producing MAGLYIHIPFCESRCIYCGFYSTTSLKLRDDYTDALCREMQMRPAKAALGSNETIETIYLGGGTPSQLNGSQLNQIFSAIRKNYTLAENMEITMECNPDDVTGDFCETLKQLPINRISMGAQTFCNERLRFLHRRHNAGEVEEAVTRLRNIGIRNISIDLMFGFPEESLSQWMSDIRHAIQLDVEHISAYSLMYEEGTPLYHMLKQGKISEIDEETSRKMYEALIDQLTGAGYEHYEISNFARPGFRSRHNSSYWHEVPYIGIGAAAHSYNRKQRSWNIENIQTYIRSIGDGILPSESEQLDIFTRYNDLITTALRTSDGINLMKMEQEFGKELADRLLQEAQSHISRGLMKIKNGRLSLTREGLYISDDVMSDFMII from the coding sequence ATGGCAGGACTATACATACATATCCCCTTTTGTGAAAGCCGGTGCATCTACTGCGGTTTTTACAGTACCACCTCCCTCAAGTTAAGGGATGATTACACTGATGCTCTCTGCCGGGAGATGCAGATGCGCCCGGCAAAAGCCGCTCTCGGAAGCAATGAAACTATCGAAACCATCTATCTGGGCGGTGGAACCCCGAGTCAGCTCAACGGCTCCCAACTCAACCAGATTTTCTCTGCTATCAGAAAAAACTATACGCTGGCAGAGAATATGGAGATCACGATGGAATGCAATCCGGACGATGTAACCGGTGATTTCTGTGAAACGCTGAAGCAACTCCCCATCAACCGCATCAGCATGGGGGCACAGACCTTCTGTAACGAGCGTTTACGCTTTCTGCATCGCCGTCATAATGCCGGAGAGGTAGAAGAAGCCGTCACCCGACTCCGTAACATCGGCATCCGCAATATCAGTATCGACCTGATGTTCGGATTCCCCGAAGAATCTCTTTCCCAATGGATGAGCGATATCAGGCACGCCATACAGCTGGATGTGGAACACATATCTGCTTACAGTCTGATGTACGAAGAGGGAACTCCCCTCTACCATATGCTGAAACAGGGAAAGATTAGCGAAATAGATGAAGAAACCAGTCGCAAGATGTATGAAGCCCTGATAGACCAGCTTACTGGAGCAGGCTACGAACATTATGAAATCAGCAATTTTGCCCGTCCGGGGTTCCGTTCACGCCACAACAGCAGTTACTGGCACGAGGTACCATATATCGGAATAGGAGCAGCCGCCCACTCCTACAATAGGAAGCAGCGCAGCTGGAATATCGAAAATATCCAGACTTATATTCGAAGCATCGGCGATGGCATTCTGCCTTCTGAGAGTGAACAGCTAGATATTTTCACCCGATACAACGATCTGATAACAACCGCCTTGCGAACAAGCGACGGAATAAACCTCATGAAGATGGAGCAGGAATTCGGAAAAGAACTGGCAGACAGACTGCTCCAGGAAGCCCAGTCGCATATCAGCCGGGGGCTGATGAAAATAAAGAACGGCAGGCTCTCCCTCACTCGGGAAGGTCTTTACATATCGGATGATGTGATGAGTGATTTCATGATTATATAA
- a CDS encoding IS1380 family transposase, translating to MAKIQIKSEKLTPFGGIFSIMEQFDALLAQTIDSTLGLRCTMFGYQYSEILRSLMCVYLCGGSCIEDVTTHLMKHLSLHPTLRTCSADTILRAIEELTFKSITYKSASGKSYDFNTADKMNCLLVNALLATGQLKSGQEYDFDFDHQFIETEKYDAKPTYKKFLGYSPGVAVINDMIVGIENRDGNTNVRFNQRETLERIFKRLEASEVYISRARMDCGSCSEEIVDMVEAHCRHFYIRANRCSSFYDSMFALTGWKTVEINGIEFELNSILVEKWKGKPYRLVIQRQRRIDGDLDIWEGEYTYRCILTNDYKSSARDIVEFYNLRGGKERIFDDMNNGFGWNRLPKSFMAQNTVFLLMTALIRNFYKAIMQRLKTHEFGLRATSRIKTFVFKFISVPAKWIKTSRRHVLNIYSDNNAYANLFKTDFG from the coding sequence ATGGCAAAGATACAAATAAAATCTGAGAAACTCACTCCTTTTGGGGGAATTTTTTCGATTATGGAGCAATTTGATGCTCTTTTAGCTCAAACCATAGATTCCACCTTGGGATTGAGATGCACTATGTTTGGTTATCAATATAGCGAGATTCTACGCTCTCTGATGTGCGTATATCTTTGTGGTGGCTCATGCATTGAGGATGTTACAACTCACCTGATGAAACATTTGTCTCTTCATCCAACTCTTCGCACTTGCAGCGCAGACACCATATTACGTGCTATCGAAGAACTGACTTTTAAGAGCATCACCTATAAGTCTGCTTCTGGCAAATCCTATGATTTCAATACTGCAGACAAGATGAACTGCTTACTGGTCAATGCCCTGCTTGCTACTGGTCAATTGAAATCCGGTCAAGAGTATGATTTTGACTTTGACCATCAGTTCATTGAAACAGAGAAGTATGATGCAAAACCAACCTACAAGAAGTTCCTGGGCTATAGTCCAGGTGTGGCAGTCATTAACGACATGATTGTCGGTATTGAAAATAGAGACGGCAACACAAACGTGCGCTTCAACCAAAGAGAGACTTTGGAAAGAATCTTCAAGCGACTGGAGGCATCAGAAGTATATATATCCCGTGCCCGCATGGATTGCGGCTCATGCTCGGAGGAAATCGTAGATATGGTAGAGGCTCATTGCAGGCATTTTTATATTCGTGCCAACAGATGCTCTTCCTTCTACGATTCCATGTTTGCCTTGACTGGATGGAAAACTGTTGAAATCAACGGTATTGAATTTGAGCTGAATTCCATCCTTGTTGAGAAATGGAAAGGAAAACCGTATCGTCTTGTCATACAGAGACAAAGGCGAATAGATGGAGACCTTGACATTTGGGAAGGCGAATATACCTACAGATGTATACTGACTAACGATTACAAGTCGAGTGCAAGAGACATCGTGGAATTCTACAATCTTCGTGGTGGCAAGGAACGCATCTTCGATGACATGAACAATGGCTTTGGCTGGAATCGATTGCCAAAATCGTTCATGGCACAGAATACTGTATTCCTGCTTATGACAGCTCTCATCAGAAACTTCTACAAAGCTATTATGCAGAGATTGAAAACCCATGAATTTGGATTGCGTGCCACCAGCAGAATCAAGACCTTTGTTTTCAAGTTCATCTCTGTTCCTGCGAAATGGATTAAGACATCACGTAGGCATGTATTGAACATTTACTCAGACAACAATGCTTATGCCAACCTGTTCAAGACAGACTTTGGTTAA
- a CDS encoding citrate/2-methylcitrate synthase: MNKEYLIYKLSDEVKNSCKIDKDAFKKFNVKRGLRNEDGSGVLVGLTNIGNVVGYERDAEGKLTPTEGKLYYRGYELDDLVTPLLKEKRFGFEEVAFLLLSGQLPDKEELDAFRELLNDNMPLDHRTITHIIELEGSNIMNILARCVLEMYTFDPNPDDISRDNLMRQSIELIAKFPTIIAYAYNIYRHSVQGRSLHIRHPRENLSIAENFLYMMKHENYSELDARMLDLLLIIQAEHGGGNNSTFTVRVTSSTRTDTYSSIAAGIGSLKGPLHGGANIKVINMFHHLKEAIKDWGNVTELDTYLKRMLNKEAYDKTGLIYGIGHAVYTLSDPRAVELKRLAGELAKEKGREDEYNFLKLIEQEGIKCLQEHRGGSKPACANLDFYSGFIYEMIGLPQEIYTPIFAMARIVGWTAHRIEELNFEGRRIIRPAYKNILGELEYKPLNER; this comes from the coding sequence ATGAATAAAGAATATTTAATATATAAATTAAGCGATGAGGTAAAAAACTCATGCAAGATTGATAAGGATGCATTCAAGAAGTTCAATGTGAAGCGTGGACTTCGTAATGAGGATGGCTCTGGTGTGTTGGTCGGACTGACCAATATCGGTAATGTAGTGGGTTATGAGCGCGATGCAGAAGGTAAGTTGACTCCTACAGAAGGTAAACTTTATTATCGTGGTTATGAACTTGATGATCTGGTAACTCCTCTCTTGAAGGAGAAGCGTTTCGGATTCGAGGAAGTAGCCTTCCTGCTGCTCTCGGGCCAGTTGCCTGATAAGGAGGAATTGGATGCTTTCAGAGAACTCCTGAACGATAATATGCCGCTTGATCATCGTACGATTACCCATATCATCGAGCTGGAAGGCAGCAACATCATGAACATCCTGGCCCGTTGTGTGCTCGAAATGTACACCTTCGATCCGAATCCGGATGACATCAGCCGTGACAATCTGATGCGCCAGAGTATTGAATTGATTGCCAAGTTCCCAACCATCATTGCTTATGCATACAATATCTACCGTCACTCTGTTCAGGGTAGAAGTCTACATATTCGTCATCCTCGTGAGAATCTCTCTATTGCAGAGAACTTTCTTTATATGATGAAGCATGAAAACTATTCCGAACTGGATGCCCGTATGCTCGACCTTCTCCTGATTATCCAGGCAGAACATGGTGGTGGTAACAACTCAACCTTTACAGTACGTGTAACATCTTCTACCCGTACAGATACTTACAGTTCTATTGCTGCTGGTATCGGTAGTTTGAAGGGTCCTTTGCATGGTGGTGCCAATATCAAGGTTATCAATATGTTCCACCACTTGAAAGAAGCTATCAAGGATTGGGGTAATGTAACTGAACTTGATACTTACCTTAAGCGAATGCTCAACAAGGAGGCTTATGACAAGACAGGTCTCATTTATGGTATCGGTCATGCGGTCTATACTTTGAGTGACCCACGTGCCGTTGAACTGAAGCGCCTGGCAGGTGAACTTGCCAAGGAAAAGGGTAGAGAAGACGAGTATAATTTCCTGAAGCTGATAGAGCAGGAAGGTATCAAATGTCTGCAGGAACACCGTGGAGGCAGCAAGCCAGCGTGTGCAAATCTTGATTTCTACAGTGGCTTTATCTATGAAATGATTGGTTTGCCACAGGAAATCTATACACCTATTTTCGCCATGGCACGTATCGTGGGTTGGACAGCCCATCGTATTGAAGAACTCAATTTCGAAGGCCGTCGTATTATCCGTCCTGCATATAAGAATATTCTTGGCGAACTGGAATATAAGCCACTGAATGAGAGATAA
- a CDS encoding aconitate hydratase, with translation MILDIEMLRSFYASYSESVAQAKATVKRPLTYAEKVLFAHLFDPTQLRPYKRGIEYVDFRPNRVAMQDATAQMALLQFMNAGKDKVAVPASVHCDHLIRADVGATQDLPEACKTNKEVYDFLKSVSQKYHIGFWGPGAGIIHQVVLENYAFPGGMMVGTDSHTPNAGGLGMVAVGVGGADAVDVLTGQPWELKMPRLIGVHLTGKLSGWATPKDVILEILGILTVKGGTNAILEYFGEGLDSISTTGKATICNMGAELGATCSIFPFDQNASEYLRKTGREEIASLAQMNAAELRADDEVLADPSAFYDQIVEIDLSKVEPHLNGPFTPDAATPISHMKAKGPANDYPMVVEVGLVGSCTNSSYQDLARAASIARQAYEKGIEVKGQLIINPGSEQIRYTAERDGILDDFKKIGALIMTNACGPCIGQWKRHTDDNTRKNAIVTSFNRNFRRRADGNPNTFAFIGSPELTVALTIAGRLDFNPATDTLLDKEGNSVMLDAPTGFTFPPKGFAVEDKGFIAPSEENANVEVVIAPDSNRLQKLAPFAPWDGKDLTDMPLLIKTEGKCTTDHISMAGPWLKFRGHLQNISDNLLMGAVNVFNGESNKVKNQLDGAYVEVSTAAKAYKAKGISSIVVAEDNYGEGSSREHAAMEPRFLNVKVILAKSFARIHETNLKKQGMLALTFCNKDDYNKVQEDDRISLTGLKEFAPGSKLTVTLKHKDGSEDSFEVEHTYNDTQIAWFKAGSALNFAAKK, from the coding sequence ATGATATTGGACATTGAAATGCTGAGAAGCTTTTACGCTTCGTATTCGGAAAGTGTAGCCCAGGCTAAGGCTACGGTGAAACGACCTCTTACTTATGCCGAGAAGGTGCTCTTTGCGCATCTTTTCGACCCTACACAGTTGCGACCATATAAAAGAGGTATAGAATATGTTGACTTCCGTCCTAATCGCGTGGCGATGCAGGATGCGACTGCGCAAATGGCACTCTTGCAGTTCATGAATGCGGGTAAGGACAAGGTGGCCGTACCTGCTTCCGTACATTGTGATCACTTGATTCGTGCCGATGTGGGCGCAACACAAGATCTTCCTGAGGCTTGCAAGACCAATAAGGAGGTATATGACTTCCTGAAATCTGTTTCTCAGAAATATCATATCGGATTCTGGGGACCTGGTGCCGGAATCATCCATCAGGTAGTGCTCGAAAACTATGCATTCCCTGGAGGTATGATGGTGGGTACTGATTCTCATACTCCTAATGCCGGCGGTCTCGGCATGGTGGCAGTAGGTGTAGGTGGTGCTGATGCCGTAGATGTGTTGACCGGTCAGCCTTGGGAACTCAAGATGCCACGTCTCATTGGTGTGCATCTCACAGGTAAACTCTCTGGCTGGGCCACTCCTAAGGATGTGATTCTCGAAATCCTCGGCATTCTTACCGTAAAGGGCGGAACCAACGCCATCCTCGAATACTTCGGCGAGGGATTGGACAGTATCTCGACTACCGGCAAGGCTACCATCTGTAACATGGGAGCCGAATTGGGTGCCACATGCTCTATCTTCCCATTCGACCAGAATGCCAGCGAGTATCTCCGCAAGACAGGCCGTGAAGAAATTGCATCTCTCGCACAGATGAATGCAGCCGAACTCCGTGCTGATGATGAGGTGTTGGCAGATCCGTCTGCTTTCTACGACCAGATTGTTGAAATCGACCTTTCTAAGGTTGAACCTCATCTTAACGGTCCGTTCACTCCAGATGCAGCCACACCAATCTCTCACATGAAGGCAAAAGGTCCTGCCAACGATTATCCGATGGTAGTAGAAGTCGGATTGGTAGGTAGCTGTACCAACTCTTCTTATCAGGACTTGGCCCGTGCTGCCAGCATTGCCCGTCAGGCTTATGAGAAAGGTATTGAGGTGAAGGGACAGCTTATCATCAACCCGGGTTCAGAGCAGATTCGCTATACAGCCGAGCGTGATGGCATCCTTGATGATTTCAAGAAGATTGGAGCCCTCATCATGACCAATGCCTGCGGTCCTTGCATCGGACAGTGGAAGCGTCATACCGATGATAATACGCGCAAGAATGCCATCGTCACTTCTTTCAACCGAAACTTCCGCCGCCGTGCTGATGGCAACCCTAATACGTTTGCCTTCATCGGCAGTCCAGAGCTCACCGTGGCTCTCACCATTGCGGGCCGTCTCGACTTCAATCCGGCTACCGATACCTTGTTGGATAAGGAGGGCAACAGCGTGATGCTCGATGCGCCTACAGGTTTCACCTTCCCACCTAAGGGTTTTGCCGTAGAGGATAAGGGATTCATTGCTCCAAGCGAAGAAAATGCCAATGTAGAGGTAGTTATTGCGCCTGACAGCAACCGACTCCAGAAACTTGCTCCGTTTGCTCCATGGGATGGAAAAGACCTGACAGATATGCCGCTTCTTATCAAAACCGAGGGCAAATGTACCACCGACCACATCTCTATGGCGGGTCCTTGGCTGAAGTTCCGTGGACATTTGCAGAACATCTCCGACAACCTTTTAATGGGTGCCGTTAATGTCTTTAACGGTGAGAGCAATAAGGTGAAGAACCAGTTGGATGGTGCTTATGTCGAGGTTTCTACCGCTGCCAAGGCTTACAAGGCAAAAGGCATCAGCAGCATCGTGGTGGCAGAGGATAACTATGGTGAAGGTTCTTCCCGTGAGCATGCAGCTATGGAGCCTCGTTTCCTCAACGTGAAGGTGATTCTCGCCAAGAGTTTCGCCCGCATCCACGAAACCAACCTGAAGAAGCAGGGTATGCTTGCCCTCACATTCTGCAACAAGGATGATTATAATAAGGTGCAGGAGGACGACCGCATCTCTTTGACAGGTTTGAAGGAGTTTGCGCCAGGTTCTAAACTCACCGTCACCCTGAAGCACAAGGATGGTTCTGAGGATAGTTTCGAGGTTGAGCATACTTATAATGATACACAGATTGCATGGTTTAAGGCTGGTTCTGCATTGAACTTTGCTGCAAAGAAATAA
- the trmD gene encoding tRNA (guanosine(37)-N1)-methyltransferase TrmD, protein MRIDIITVLPEMLEGFFNESILARAQKKGLAEIHLHNLRDYTLDKWKRVDDYPYGGSAGMVMQCEPIDRCIAALKAEHEYDDVIYVSPDGETFNQKIANEMSMQGNLIILCGHYKGIDQRVRDHLITREISVGDYVLTGGELAAAIISDAVIRLVPGVISDEQSALSDCFQDDILAAPIYTRPADYKGWKVPEILLSGNEAKIRQWEFDQAMERTKRLRPDLLK, encoded by the coding sequence ATGAGAATAGACATTATTACAGTATTACCAGAGATGCTGGAGGGATTCTTCAATGAGTCCATTCTGGCACGTGCGCAGAAGAAGGGGCTAGCGGAGATTCATCTGCACAACCTGCGTGACTACACATTAGATAAATGGAAACGTGTGGACGACTATCCATACGGCGGAAGTGCCGGCATGGTGATGCAATGTGAACCAATAGACCGCTGCATAGCTGCGCTGAAGGCAGAGCACGAGTATGATGACGTGATTTACGTTTCGCCAGATGGTGAAACTTTCAACCAGAAGATAGCCAACGAAATGTCGATGCAGGGTAACCTCATCATCCTCTGCGGTCACTACAAGGGTATTGACCAGCGTGTGCGCGACCATCTCATTACCCGCGAAATCAGTGTAGGTGATTATGTGCTGACGGGTGGCGAACTTGCTGCAGCCATCATCTCAGATGCCGTCATCCGACTGGTTCCGGGTGTTATCAGCGACGAACAGAGTGCACTTTCCGACTGTTTCCAGGACGACATTCTTGCTGCCCCTATCTACACCCGTCCTGCCGACTACAAGGGATGGAAGGTTCCGGAGATTCTGCTCAGTGGCAACGAAGCCAAGATTCGCCAGTGGGAATTCGACCAGGCCATGGAAAGAACAAAGCGCCTGCGCCCTGACCTGCTGAAATAA